The genomic interval GTGAGCCAGAACTCATCTTCTTTGCTCGAAACCTGGCGCCAAGTTGTTGCCGATCTCACAACTTTGAGCCAGCAAGCGGACAGTGGATTCGACCCATTGACGCCAACTCAACGTGCATATTTGAACCTGACGAAGCCGATTGCCATCGTCGATGGCTACGCCGTGCTGTCCACACCCAACGCGATGGCAAAAAATGTCATTGAAAACGATTTGGGCGATGCTTTGACCCGTGTGTTGTCGCTGCGCATGGGCCGATCATTCAGCTTGGCTGTCAGTGTGGAGCCTGAGCAGGAAATTCCAGAAACCCCAGCTCAGCAGGAGTTTAAATATCAGCCTGACGCACCTGTGATCTCTTCCAACAAGGCGCCAAAGCAGTATGAAGTTGGTGGTCGGGGAGAGGCGTCGACAAGCGACGGCTGGGAACGTACCCACTCTGCACCGGCTCCCGAGCCGCACCCGGCACCTATCGCCGATCCTGAGCCAGAGCTGGCCACCCCGCAGCGCATTCCGCGCGAAACCCCAGCTCACAACCCTAATCGGGAAGTGTCCCTCAACCCGAAATACACTTTTGAAAGCTTCGTGATCGGGCCGTTCAACCGTTTCGCCAATGCAGCCGCAGTTGCTGTGGCGGAAAGCCCAGCGAAAGCTTTCAACCCGCTGTTTATTTCCGGCGGTTCCGGCTTGGGCAAAACTCACCTGCTGCACGCAGTAGGAAATTATGCTCAAGAATTGCAGCCTGGCCTGCGGATTAAGTACGTCTCAAGTGAGGAATTCACCAACGACTACATCAACTCCGTGCGAGATGACCGCCAGGAAACCTTCAAGCGCCGCTACCGCAACCTGGATATCCTCATGGTCGATGACATCCAGTTCCTGGCTGGCAAAGAAGGCACCCAGGAAGAGTTCTTCCATACCTTCAACGCATTGCACCAGGCAGATAAGCAAATTATTTTATCCTCGGACCGCCCACCCAAGCAGCTGACCACGCTGGAAGATCGCCTGCGCACCCGCTTCGAAGGTGGCCTGATTACTGATATTCAGCCACCTGACCTGGAAACTCGCATCGCGATTTTGATGAAGAAGGCCCAAACCGATGGCACGCACGTGGATAGGGAAGTCCTCGAGCTCATTGCCAGCCGCTTTGAATCTTCGATCCGTGAATTGGAAGGCGCACTGATTCGTGTGTCTGCCTATTCTTCGTTGATTAATCAGCCGATCGATAAAGAAATGGCCATCGTGGCGCTGCGCGATATCCTCCCAGAACCTGAGGATATGGAAATCACCGCACCGGTGATCATGGAGGTCACTGCGGAATATTTTGAAATTTCCGTGGATACACTCCGTGGAGCAGGCAAAACTCGTGCGGTCGCGCATGCACGCCAACTGGCGATGTACCTGTGCCGCGAGCTCACCGATATGTCATTGCCCAAGATCGGTGATGTGTTCGGCGGAAAAGACCACACAACTGTCATGTACGCGGATCGGAAGATTCGCCAAGAAATGACAGAAAAGCGCGATACCTACGATGAAATCCAGCAACTTACCCAGCTGATTAAGTCGCGCGGACGTAACTAAGACCTGTTTAGCGTGGCGCTAAATTACAAAATTTAGCTCTGCTGCTCTTGAAGACCCATCTTCGGATGGGTCTTTTTGTAATTTAGGGGTTGTGCAGGGATTTTGTGGATAACTTCCGATAAAAGCCCAGCTCACAAAGTTATCCACAACCTTATTCACAGCAGTGTAATTACAAACTTGTAATTCAGTGAGCTTTGTCACAGGAAATGTGATTCCGCGGAACTTTCCGCCCTGTGCACAACTCCCCAAAAATTGGGGATAAGCTGGGGATACATCTGCACAGACTGGGGATAAAATCCGTACCTTGAAATCTATCCACAGATAGACAAAGTTATCCACAATCAATTCACAACCCAGTTCACACGCCAGAATTCCGCGACTACCTTGTAAAACAATGGTCTATCCACAGTTTCAACAGGACTTACTGTTATTACCAATTTTTTACCTAGAAATTAACTAAAAGAAAGAGGGGGTGGGGAGAAAGCTTCGTGGGTGAGCTCAATGCTCACGAAACTTCAGCGAAAGCCTCGAGGAAATTGAAATTACAAATTCCAGATCCGCGAGGAACACAGGTAGGTTGGGTTTGTGTAATTCGGACTGAAGCCACCTGGAGGGTGAACCTTCTTCCAAGAAGTTTTCCCTATCGGTAAACGTCCGGGTTTAGTTAAACGATGAACTATATTTGATCTATATTTCCCAAGGAGCTTTAAAACAGCATGGAGTCACAAAACGTGTCCTTCCGTGTGGCCAGGGAAGACCTGGTTACCGCGGTAGCCTGGGTCGCTCGCAACCTGCCCACCAAACCGACTCAGCCGGTACTTCGAGCCATGCTGATCACTGCCGATGATGAGGGTCTTGAACTCGCCGGTTACGACTACGACGTATCCACCCGAGTTCGCCTCTCAGCTGAGGTTTCTCAGCCAGGTCGCATCGCAGTAGCCGGCAAGCTGCTGTCTGAAATCACAGGATCTTTGCCCAACAAGCCCGTTGATTTCCGCATCGACGGATCCAAAGCTTTTGTCACTTGTGGTTCTTCCCGCTTCGAGCTGCCACTGATCCCGCTTGATGATTACCCAATGCTGCCCAAGCTTCCTGCAGGTACCGGTTCCATCAACGCCAAGCTGTTCACCGAAGCAGTCTCCCAGGTGGCATCCGCTGCAGGTAAAGATGATTCTTTGCCGATGCTCACCGGTGTCAGCATGGAAATCGTGGGCAACCAGATCAACTTGGCTGCTACTGACCGTTTCCGCCTGGCGCTGCGCACCTTCGAATGGGAAGCAAACGACCCAGAGCTCAACGTTAAACTGCTGATTCCTGCCCGCACCCTGCTGGACAACGCGCG from Corynebacterium glutamicum ATCC 13032 carries:
- the dnaN gene encoding DNA polymerase III subunit beta — protein: MESQNVSFRVAREDLVTAVAWVARNLPTKPTQPVLRAMLITADDEGLELAGYDYDVSTRVRLSAEVSQPGRIAVAGKLLSEITGSLPNKPVDFRIDGSKAFVTCGSSRFELPLIPLDDYPMLPKLPAGTGSINAKLFTEAVSQVASAAGKDDSLPMLTGVSMEIVGNQINLAATDRFRLALRTFEWEANDPELNVKLLIPARTLLDNARSLDSGLNDSIDIAVGTGDQVGREGLFGVHTDNRETTTRLLDADFPNIAPLLPKEHTAIASVEIAPLVDAIRRVSLVAERNAQIVLHFSEGQVILTAGATEAGHAEETLPCAFTGKELTIAFNPGYLKDGLSVVPTSRAVFGFTEPSRPAIMIPEPEEMPSANENGIFQTPDTYFTYLLMPVRLPG
- the dnaA gene encoding chromosomal replication initiator protein DnaA, whose translation is MSQNSSSLLETWRQVVADLTTLSQQADSGFDPLTPTQRAYLNLTKPIAIVDGYAVLSTPNAMAKNVIENDLGDALTRVLSLRMGRSFSLAVSVEPEQEIPETPAQQEFKYQPDAPVISSNKAPKQYEVGGRGEASTSDGWERTHSAPAPEPHPAPIADPEPELATPQRIPRETPAHNPNREVSLNPKYTFESFVIGPFNRFANAAAVAVAESPAKAFNPLFISGGSGLGKTHLLHAVGNYAQELQPGLRIKYVSSEEFTNDYINSVRDDRQETFKRRYRNLDILMVDDIQFLAGKEGTQEEFFHTFNALHQADKQIILSSDRPPKQLTTLEDRLRTRFEGGLITDIQPPDLETRIAILMKKAQTDGTHVDREVLELIASRFESSIRELEGALIRVSAYSSLINQPIDKEMAIVALRDILPEPEDMEITAPVIMEVTAEYFEISVDTLRGAGKTRAVAHARQLAMYLCRELTDMSLPKIGDVFGGKDHTTVMYADRKIRQEMTEKRDTYDEIQQLTQLIKSRGRN